The genomic DNA ACGACTTTCCGACACCGAATTTCCCATAAAAATAAAGGCCCTTCATCTTCTTGCCTTCTTCGTAATCGCGTACGAAGGCCATGGCCTGACGGATTGCTTCCACCCTTCCCTTGGAATCGGGCTCGAGGTCCGTGAAGGAGGCATGCAGGATATCTTTCGGCACGTACAGACTCTTGATCAAACGCTGAGAACTTGTCCGTTCGTCGTGCACGACCTTCCTGGGACAGCGATGATACTCGATATCGATGACACGGCCCCTCACGACTAGATGGGGCTCATATCCCTCCATCATATTCTTGCACTCAGCCAGCGACGGACATCCGCTGCATTCCTTGCTCTGGGAAATGTATTCATATAATTTCATGAGATTCGCATCGATCACATCCGCAGGGACATCCTCCTTCCTGACGAAATCCTTCACATCGGGATTCGCCAGGATCTCTTTTCTCATTGCGTCATACCGCTCTTGAAAAGAACCGGATGCAGCAAGCCTCTTGAGTGTATGGTTGATTCTTTCCATCTTTTTCACCTACTTCCGAAAATTCTTCAATTCTTCTTCGAGTTTTCTTTTTTC from Rossellomorea marisflavi includes the following:
- the dnaI gene encoding primosomal protein DnaI; translation: MERINHTLKRLAASGSFQERYDAMRKEILANPDVKDFVRKEDVPADVIDANLMKLYEYISQSKECSGCPSLAECKNMMEGYEPHLVVRGRVIDIEYHRCPRKVVHDERTSSQRLIKSLYVPKDILHASFTDLEPDSKGRVEAIRQAMAFVRDYEEGKKMKGLYFYGKFGVGKSYLLGAIANELAEKKISSMIVYVPEFFREIKQSLGDHTTNEKLDAVKTAPILMLDDIGAETMSSWGRDEILGTILQYRMLENLPTFFTSNFNHSELTHHLTYSQRGEEEKLKAARIMERIKYLAAPVLIDGRNRRE